A single window of Eucalyptus grandis isolate ANBG69807.140 chromosome 1, ASM1654582v1, whole genome shotgun sequence DNA harbors:
- the LOC104436108 gene encoding temperature-induced lipocalin-1-like, producing the protein MAKKEMEVVKGLDLRRYMGRWYEIATFPSRFQPKNGVDTRATYALKEDGTVRVLNETWANGKRGSIEGTAYKVDPSSNEAKLKVKFYVPPFLPIVPVVGDYWVLHLDADYQYALVGQPSRNYLWILSRQSHLDDGIYNQLVQKAEEVGYDVSKIRKTPQSDTPRK; encoded by the exons ATGGCGAAGAAAGAGATGGAAGTTGTGAAGGGGCTCGATCTGCGTAGGTACATGGGGCGCTGGTACGAGATAGCCACCTTCCCGTCGAGGTTCCAGCCCAAGAACGGCGTGGACACGAGGGCCACGTACGCTCTGAAGGAGGACGGGACAGTGCGCGTGCTGAACGAGACGTGGGCCAATGGTAAGAGGGGCTCCATCGAGGGCACCGCCTACAAGGTCGACCCCAGCAGCAACGAGGCCAAACTCAAAGTGAAGTTCTACGTGCCCCCGTTCTTGCCCATCGTCCCTGTGGTTGGGGACTACTGGGTCCTGCACCTCGATGCTGATTATCAGTATGCTCTCGTGGGTCAGCCCAGTAGGAACTATCTCTGG ATACTGAGCAGGCAGAGCCATCTAGACGATGGAATCTACAATCAGCTGGTTCAGAAGGCTGAAGAAGTAGGGTATGACGTGAGCAAAATCCGCAAGACTCCGCAGAGCGACACTCCCCGTAAATGA
- the LOC104436109 gene encoding temperature-induced lipocalin-1: MAKKEMEVVKGLDLQRYMGRWYEIASFPSRFQPKNGADTRATYTLQEDGIVRVLNETWTDGKRGYIEGTAYKADPGSDEAKLKVKFYVPPFLPIIPVVGDYWVLYIDADYQYALIGQPSRKYLWILSRQSRMDEETYNRLVRKAEEEGYDVSKLHKTPQSDTPPEEEGPKDTKGVWWIKSILGR; this comes from the exons atggCGAAGAAAGAGATGGAGGTGGTGAAGGGGCTCGACCTGCAGCGGTACATGGGCCGCTGGTACGAGATCGCCTCGTTCCCCTCGAGGTTCCAGCCCAAGAACGGCGCGGACACGAGGGCCACGTACACCCTGCAGGAGGACGGGATCGTGCGCGTCTTGAACGAGACCTGGACCGACGGCAAGCGCGGCTACATTGAGGGCACCGCCTACAAGGCCGACCCCGGCAGCGACGAGGCCAAACTCAAAGTGAAGTTCTACGTGCCCCCGTTCTTGCCCATCATCCCTGTGGTGGGGGACTACTGGGTCTTGTACATCGATGCTGATTATCAGTATGCTCTGATTGGTCAGCCCAGCAGGAAGTATCTCTGG ATACTGAGCAGACAGAGCCGGATGGACGAAGAAACTTACAATCGGCTGGTTCggaaggctgaagaagaagggtaTGATGTGAGCAAGCTGCACAAGACTCCACAAAGCGACACTCCACCGGAAGAAGAAGGACCCAAGGACACCAAAGGCGTTTGGTGGATCAAGTCCATTCTAGGAAGATAG